A DNA window from Candidatus Poseidoniia archaeon contains the following coding sequences:
- a CDS encoding 50S ribosomal protein L2 encodes MGKRIMNRRRGRGFRYRATDSRFKGKVRHPRAKSSSGVVQKLLHDPGRSAPVAQVRDGDGDYMMLAHDGMRVGQSVDAGHGAEVARGNTVYIGSIPEGTRVYNVELQPGDGGRLARAAGQRAVVVSHGKQTTVRLPSRKHKTLDNMCRATIGAVAGSGRGEKPIGKAGKNFHRNRSRARIWPKVRGVAMNAVDHPHGSGRKQTIGIPSSVSRDTPPGRKVGHIAPKRTGAKR; translated from the coding sequence ATGGGCAAGCGCATCATGAACCGGCGGCGCGGGCGGGGTTTCCGCTATCGCGCGACCGACAGCCGCTTCAAGGGCAAGGTGCGCCACCCGCGCGCCAAGTCTTCCAGCGGCGTTGTCCAGAAGCTGCTCCACGACCCCGGGCGCTCGGCTCCCGTGGCGCAGGTGCGTGACGGCGATGGCGATTACATGATGCTGGCGCACGACGGGATGCGCGTGGGGCAGTCGGTGGATGCCGGCCACGGTGCCGAAGTCGCACGCGGCAACACCGTCTACATTGGCTCAATCCCCGAAGGGACACGCGTCTACAATGTCGAGCTGCAGCCGGGTGACGGCGGACGGCTGGCGCGCGCTGCAGGGCAGCGCGCGGTCGTCGTCTCGCACGGCAAACAGACGACTGTGCGACTCCCGTCGCGCAAGCACAAAACGCTCGATAACATGTGCCGTGCCACGATTGGCGCGGTCGCCGGCTCGGGCCGCGGCGAGAAGCCGATTGGCAAGGCTGGCAAGAATTTCCACCGCAACCGCTCACGCGCCCGCATCTGGCCCAAGGTCCGCGGCGTGGCGATGAACGCAGTTGACCACCCGCACGGCTCTGGCCGCAAGCAGACCATCGGCATCCCGTCGTCGGTCTCGCGCGACACGCCGCCCGGCCGCAAGGTCGGCCATATCGCGCCCAAGCGCACGGGGGCGAAGCGCTAA
- the rplW gene encoding 50S ribosomal protein L23, whose product MSSHRVILSPRSKERALYMLDDNKLEFYVSRTSTKPDIHAAVQDLFQVEALKVNTRITKEGKLAIVTLTADHSAEDLSNRLGIL is encoded by the coding sequence GTGAGTTCGCATCGCGTTATCCTGAGCCCCCGTTCGAAGGAGCGCGCACTCTACATGCTCGATGACAACAAACTCGAGTTCTACGTTTCTCGCACTTCGACCAAGCCCGACATCCACGCTGCGGTGCAGGACCTGTTCCAGGTCGAGGCACTGAAAGTCAACACCCGCATCACGAAGGAAGGCAAGCTCGCCATCGTCACGCTGACAGCCGACCATTCGGCAGAAGACCTGAGCAACAGACTGGGGATTCTCTGA
- the rplD gene encoding 50S ribosomal protein L4 encodes MKVPVYSISGKAGKSKAVLPTVFDGPVRTDLIRRAVRTAQANRRQPYGAMIGAGMRHSAEWPGKGRGMARTPRTPVGRGAEAPNTVGGRRAHPPKPSKEWGLKMNARERRVAFRSALAATADATVVAGRGHRLPEKAATPFVVSKDIESLAAKHEGESLTRRAQNLLAALGLDAELARGAERKVRAGRGKRRGRRYRRPKSTLVVLSEFNGSERAFRNLGGVEVTTTAQLNTEMLAPGGDPGRLMVISQPALKALEARL; translated from the coding sequence ATGAAAGTCCCGGTTTACAGCATCAGTGGTAAGGCCGGGAAATCGAAGGCTGTGCTGCCGACCGTGTTTGACGGCCCGGTGCGCACCGACCTGATTCGCCGTGCGGTGCGAACCGCGCAGGCCAACCGCCGGCAGCCCTACGGGGCGATGATTGGCGCCGGTATGCGCCACTCGGCCGAGTGGCCCGGCAAGGGCCGTGGGATGGCGCGCACACCCAGAACCCCCGTCGGACGCGGAGCCGAGGCGCCCAACACCGTCGGCGGCCGCCGGGCGCATCCGCCCAAGCCATCGAAGGAGTGGGGGCTGAAGATGAACGCGCGCGAACGCCGTGTTGCGTTCCGCTCGGCGCTCGCAGCCACCGCCGACGCGACCGTAGTCGCCGGACGCGGTCACCGGCTGCCGGAGAAGGCGGCGACGCCTTTCGTCGTCAGCAAGGACATTGAATCTCTTGCAGCGAAGCACGAGGGCGAGTCGCTGACCCGCCGCGCGCAGAATCTGCTGGCGGCACTCGGGCTCGACGCCGAACTCGCGCGAGGCGCGGAGCGCAAGGTGCGCGCTGGTCGCGGCAAGCGGCGCGGTCGGCGCTACCGCCGCCCGAAGAGCACGCTGGTCGTGCTCTCCGAGTTCAACGGCAGCGAGCGTGCGTTCCGCAACCTTGGCGGAGTCGAAGTCACGACGACGGCGCAGCTCAATACCGAGATGCTCGCGCCGGGCGGCGACCCGGGTCGGCTGATGGTTATTTCGCAGCCCGCGCTCAAGGCGCTGGAGGCGCGACTGTGA
- a CDS encoding 50S ribosomal protein L3, translated as MPKTHKPRRGSRAYSPRKRARSETPHVSSWPAGGNSEPQLQGFAGYKVGMTHIMAVDYRRTSTTAGQEVRMPVTVVEVPPMFAVGVRGYIQDTYGLRTFSEVWAEELDEVLARRLPLPAGQDRKARWKQLEEADLDEVRMLVQTQPKLISGVPKKKPEVMEVAVRGGDLPTQLAFAKGKLGKEVVMADFAEDGEMLDAIAITTGKGFQGHVKRWGVKLLTHKNSKHRRMIGNLGPFNPGYVKPTVPQAGQTGYHQRTEFNKRLLRVGDNPDDINPKGGFLHYGLVRGPYALFHGSLPGPSKRLIRFRKAIRFHGTAADSKVAPEITMLSQESAQGA; from the coding sequence ATGCCGAAGACACACAAACCTAGACGAGGCTCTCGCGCCTACAGCCCGCGCAAGCGTGCGCGTTCGGAAACGCCGCACGTCTCCAGCTGGCCGGCTGGCGGCAACAGCGAGCCGCAGCTGCAGGGCTTCGCGGGCTACAAGGTCGGGATGACTCACATCATGGCGGTCGACTACCGCCGCACTTCGACCACAGCGGGGCAGGAAGTGCGAATGCCCGTCACGGTGGTCGAGGTGCCGCCGATGTTCGCCGTCGGCGTGCGCGGCTACATTCAGGACACTTACGGGCTGCGAACCTTCAGCGAGGTCTGGGCCGAGGAGCTGGACGAGGTGCTCGCACGGCGGCTGCCGCTTCCCGCGGGACAGGACCGCAAGGCGCGCTGGAAGCAGCTTGAAGAGGCGGACCTGGACGAGGTGCGCATGCTGGTCCAGACGCAGCCGAAGCTCATCTCGGGCGTCCCGAAGAAGAAGCCCGAAGTGATGGAGGTGGCGGTTCGCGGCGGCGACCTGCCAACGCAGCTCGCCTTCGCGAAGGGCAAGCTCGGCAAGGAGGTCGTGATGGCCGACTTCGCCGAGGATGGCGAGATGCTCGATGCGATTGCGATTACGACCGGTAAAGGCTTTCAGGGCCACGTCAAGCGCTGGGGCGTCAAGCTGCTGACACACAAGAATTCCAAGCACCGCCGCATGATTGGTAACCTGGGGCCATTCAATCCCGGCTACGTCAAGCCGACCGTCCCGCAGGCGGGGCAGACCGGCTACCACCAGCGCACCGAGTTTAACAAGCGACTGCTGCGGGTCGGCGACAATCCTGACGATATCAACCCCAAGGGGGGCTTCCTGCACTACGGGCTGGTGCGAGGGCCGTATGCCCTGTTCCACGGCTCGCTCCCAGGACCGTCGAAACGACTGATACGCTTCCGCAAGGCAATTCGATTCCACGGCACCGCGGCCGACTCGAAGGTCGCCCCGGAAATCACGATGCTTTCGCAGGAATCTGCGCAGGGGGCCTGA
- a CDS encoding thiolase family protein: protein MTAARDPVIVSFARTPQSKFGGALAGVSAPELGATAIRAAVERGGVAPEAVDEVVMGIVLPAGLGQHPARQAALGGGLPDAVPAYSINKMCGSGMKALMNGASAIRAGEHDVVVAGGMESMSRAPFLIGRRKWEPDTGSEPVDHLFHDGLCDPYHDVAMGCTGDHVADTRDVSRADSDAFALESHRRAAHATDAGWYADEIVPVATPQGDVTRDEGFRADASAAALAALKPVFGDDGVVTAGNASQISDGGAALVVMARETAAVHGIAPLATITAQAATGLAPMEVMWAPVPAVQQLWAQNGRTEADYDLYEHNEAFASASVAVMRGLGLHHAKLNPCGGAVALGHPIGCSGARIVITLISALRRTGGRRGFATACLGGGMATAIEVELSS from the coding sequence ATGACCGCCGCCCGCGACCCGGTTATCGTCAGCTTCGCCCGCACGCCGCAAAGCAAGTTCGGCGGCGCGCTGGCTGGGGTCAGCGCGCCCGAGCTGGGGGCGACCGCCATCCGCGCCGCGGTGGAGCGGGGCGGCGTCGCGCCGGAAGCGGTCGACGAGGTGGTGATGGGGATTGTGCTCCCGGCCGGGCTGGGGCAGCACCCCGCCCGGCAGGCGGCGCTCGGCGGCGGACTGCCGGATGCGGTCCCGGCGTACAGCATCAACAAGATGTGCGGCTCGGGGATGAAGGCGCTGATGAACGGCGCCAGCGCCATCCGCGCCGGCGAGCATGACGTTGTCGTCGCGGGAGGCATGGAGTCGATGTCGCGCGCACCGTTCCTGATTGGGCGGCGCAAGTGGGAGCCCGATACCGGCAGCGAGCCGGTCGACCACCTGTTCCACGACGGGCTCTGCGACCCCTACCACGACGTTGCCATGGGCTGCACCGGCGACCACGTCGCCGACACGCGCGACGTCAGCCGCGCCGACAGCGACGCCTTCGCGCTCGAATCGCACCGCCGTGCCGCGCACGCCACCGACGCCGGCTGGTATGCGGACGAAATCGTCCCGGTCGCGACTCCGCAAGGCGACGTGACGCGCGACGAGGGCTTCCGGGCCGACGCGTCGGCCGCGGCGCTCGCGGCGCTGAAGCCGGTCTTCGGCGACGACGGCGTCGTGACTGCCGGCAACGCTTCACAGATTTCCGACGGCGGCGCGGCGCTGGTGGTGATGGCGCGCGAAACCGCCGCGGTGCACGGCATCGCGCCGCTCGCGACCATCACGGCGCAGGCGGCGACCGGGCTGGCGCCCATGGAAGTCATGTGGGCACCGGTCCCCGCGGTGCAGCAGCTCTGGGCACAGAACGGTCGCACGGAGGCGGATTACGACCTTTACGAGCACAACGAGGCGTTCGCTTCCGCATCGGTGGCGGTGATGCGCGGGCTCGGCCTGCACCACGCGAAGCTGAACCCGTGCGGCGGTGCCGTAGCGCTCGGCCACCCCATTGGCTGCTCCGGCGCACGCATCGTCATCACGCTCATCAGCGCGCTGCGCCGCACCGGCGGCCGGCGCGGCTTCGCGACCGCCTGCCTGGGCGGCGGGATGGCGACCGCGATTGAAGTAGAGCTATCGTCGTGA
- a CDS encoding class I tRNA ligase family protein, which yields MPEFRISEKRWSVDLEQRIQREHYGDPAAYERRYGFDPASGRELFVIDTPPPYPSGTWHIGAVAHYSMIDVIARSQRLLGKEVKFPWGVDRNGINVEFTVEKKHGRKMRSWERGEFLDLCRETIEGYTREMRHIARRVGLSCDFENEYQTDAADYRAVTQSIFVDLFRRGEIVEALRPNLYDPVEGTTIAEAEVTRLQRNTRLLDVRWSPVDGGDDVIIATTRPELICACGVVIVHPDDQRYAHLVGQKLRLPLPAGDRAAEVEVRSRASVDMEFGSGVLMVCSFGDQNDVAVFRDMRLEPFAAIGLDGCMTAVAGPLAGLPVAEARKRATELLEAEGRIAVSVEREQEIPVSERGKNPIEIILLKEWYVRQTHILERMCELADKINFVPPRNKQFLLDWMEGISIDWPVSRRRWYHTEIPVWYSADRSRVVLPPAGSYVQPWREAPPAGSTVLDRESRKELGSYGALAGELGELEGEEKVFDTWMDSSNSNLFVSGYLGDDDLFERAFPTTLRPQGKEIVRTWLYYTLLKSALLLDRPGFANVWIDGLGMDPWGRKMSKSLGNGIDAESVLECGAGGRTGSWKVRGPGGKQVTLRANKVGSECFRLWKACDAQVGDDFQINPEEIEAKYFGVLTKIFNVARFASQFPVPDMAQRPELAPEDRWLLAEFSAVLDTVERGYRAIDIFRGTQALKQFGTGLFPGHWLEMAKQRLYDGDASATWTLHCALHDLLVMLSPICPFFCHFLSETLYGRSAVEQREFPAPPLAELAAGAPQGDRLRALTAALVEFNSATWKAKKDAGLSLAAEIEGIAVPEALVEFGDALRAMHKLG from the coding sequence ATGCCGGAATTCCGGATTTCCGAGAAACGCTGGTCGGTCGACCTTGAGCAGCGCATCCAGCGCGAGCACTACGGCGACCCCGCCGCATACGAGCGTCGCTACGGCTTCGACCCCGCTTCGGGACGCGAGCTGTTCGTGATTGATACGCCGCCGCCCTACCCGTCGGGGACGTGGCACATCGGCGCCGTCGCGCACTACTCGATGATTGACGTCATTGCGCGCAGCCAGCGGCTGCTCGGCAAGGAAGTCAAGTTCCCGTGGGGCGTCGACCGCAACGGCATCAACGTCGAGTTCACCGTCGAGAAGAAGCACGGTCGCAAGATGCGCAGCTGGGAGCGCGGCGAATTCCTTGATTTGTGCCGCGAAACCATCGAGGGCTACACTCGCGAAATGCGACATATCGCGCGCCGCGTGGGGCTCTCGTGCGACTTCGAGAACGAATACCAGACCGACGCCGCCGACTACCGCGCGGTGACGCAATCCATCTTCGTCGACCTGTTCCGCCGCGGCGAAATCGTCGAAGCGCTGCGGCCGAATCTCTATGACCCGGTCGAGGGCACGACCATCGCCGAGGCGGAGGTGACACGCTTGCAACGCAACACGCGGCTGCTGGACGTGCGCTGGTCGCCCGTAGATGGTGGCGATGATGTCATCATCGCCACCACACGCCCCGAGCTGATATGCGCCTGCGGCGTCGTCATCGTGCATCCCGACGACCAGCGCTACGCACACCTTGTCGGCCAGAAGCTGCGGCTGCCGCTCCCCGCGGGCGACCGCGCAGCCGAGGTGGAGGTGCGCAGCCGCGCCAGCGTCGACATGGAGTTCGGCAGCGGGGTGCTGATGGTCTGCTCCTTCGGCGACCAGAACGACGTCGCGGTCTTCCGCGACATGCGGCTGGAGCCGTTCGCCGCCATCGGCCTTGATGGCTGCATGACTGCCGTCGCGGGGCCGCTGGCCGGCCTGCCGGTGGCGGAAGCGCGGAAGCGCGCGACCGAGCTGCTCGAGGCGGAAGGGCGCATTGCCGTGAGCGTCGAACGCGAGCAGGAAATCCCGGTCTCCGAGCGCGGCAAGAACCCGATTGAAATAATCCTGCTCAAGGAGTGGTACGTGCGGCAGACGCACATTCTGGAGCGGATGTGCGAATTGGCGGACAAAATCAATTTCGTTCCGCCGCGCAACAAGCAGTTCCTGCTCGACTGGATGGAGGGCATCAGCATTGACTGGCCGGTCTCGCGCCGTCGCTGGTACCACACCGAAATCCCGGTCTGGTATTCCGCCGACCGCAGCCGCGTCGTCCTGCCGCCCGCCGGCAGCTACGTCCAGCCGTGGCGCGAAGCGCCGCCCGCCGGCTCGACTGTGCTGGACCGCGAAAGCCGCAAGGAGCTCGGCAGCTACGGGGCGCTGGCGGGCGAGCTGGGGGAACTGGAGGGTGAGGAGAAGGTGTTCGACACCTGGATGGACTCGTCGAACTCGAACCTGTTCGTCAGCGGCTACCTTGGCGACGACGACCTTTTCGAGCGTGCGTTCCCGACGACACTGCGCCCGCAGGGCAAGGAAATCGTGCGCACCTGGCTCTACTACACGCTGCTCAAGAGCGCGCTCTTGCTCGACAGGCCGGGTTTCGCCAACGTCTGGATTGATGGATTGGGAATGGACCCGTGGGGGCGCAAGATGTCCAAGTCGCTCGGCAACGGCATCGACGCCGAATCGGTGCTCGAGTGCGGCGCTGGCGGCCGTACCGGCTCGTGGAAGGTCCGTGGCCCGGGCGGCAAGCAGGTGACGCTGCGCGCCAACAAAGTTGGCTCCGAGTGCTTCCGGCTCTGGAAGGCGTGCGACGCGCAGGTGGGTGACGATTTCCAGATTAACCCGGAGGAAATCGAGGCCAAGTATTTCGGCGTGCTCACCAAGATTTTCAACGTCGCGCGCTTCGCGTCGCAATTCCCCGTGCCCGACATGGCGCAGCGCCCCGAACTGGCGCCCGAAGACCGCTGGCTGCTGGCCGAGTTTTCGGCAGTGCTCGACACGGTCGAGCGTGGCTATCGCGCCATCGACATTTTCCGCGGCACGCAGGCGCTGAAGCAGTTCGGCACCGGGCTCTTCCCGGGCCACTGGCTCGAGATGGCCAAGCAGCGGCTCTACGACGGCGACGCATCGGCAACGTGGACGCTGCACTGCGCACTGCACGACCTGCTGGTGATGCTCTCGCCCATCTGTCCCTTCTTCTGCCATTTCCTGTCGGAGACGCTCTACGGCCGCAGCGCCGTCGAACAGCGCGAGTTCCCCGCGCCACCGCTGGCGGAACTCGCCGCCGGAGCCCCACAAGGCGACCGACTGCGCGCGCTCACAGCAGCGCTGGTCGAGTTCAACTCAGCAACCTGGAAAGCGAAGAAGGACGCCGGACTCTCGCTCGCGGCCGAGATTGAGGGTATCGCGGTACCGGAAGCGCTCGTGGAGTTCGGCGACGCGTTGCGGGCGATGCATAAGCTGGGATAA
- the folP gene encoding dihydropteroate synthase — MRIGRLELGGSCRVMGILNITPDSFYDGGRYDAVEAAIARGREMAAHGADIIDVGGESTRPGAPAVPEAEERERVVPVIAALAAKLKVPVSIDSRKPAIARAAVAAGAALINDVGGLRDPEMVAAVAELGVPAVVMHMRGSPETMQRDPDYDEVVTDVRTWLAERVAAAEAAGVARDQLIVDPGIGFGKTLDHNLALMARLDEFRGTAGGVLLGASRKSWLEALSGAAPEQRLSGSLAAATAGALAGADIVRVHDVVATRQAIDVANALREFK; from the coding sequence ATGCGCATCGGTCGCCTCGAGCTCGGGGGCAGCTGCCGCGTGATGGGCATCCTCAACATCACCCCCGACTCGTTCTACGACGGCGGGCGCTACGACGCGGTCGAGGCGGCCATCGCGCGCGGACGCGAAATGGCCGCCCACGGAGCGGACATCATCGACGTCGGCGGCGAATCGACCCGCCCCGGCGCGCCGGCCGTCCCGGAAGCGGAGGAGCGCGAGCGGGTCGTGCCGGTTATCGCGGCGCTCGCCGCCAAACTCAAGGTTCCTGTCTCGATTGACTCGCGCAAGCCAGCAATCGCGCGCGCCGCGGTCGCGGCGGGCGCCGCGCTCATCAACGACGTCGGCGGGCTGCGCGACCCCGAAATGGTAGCGGCGGTCGCCGAGCTCGGGGTGCCGGCGGTGGTGATGCACATGCGTGGGAGCCCGGAGACTATGCAGCGCGACCCCGACTACGACGAAGTCGTCACCGACGTGAGGACATGGCTGGCGGAGCGCGTCGCCGCGGCCGAGGCCGCAGGCGTCGCACGCGACCAGCTCATCGTCGACCCCGGCATCGGCTTCGGCAAAACGCTCGACCACAACCTGGCGCTAATGGCGCGGCTCGACGAGTTCCGGGGCACCGCGGGCGGCGTGCTGCTCGGCGCCAGCCGAAAGTCATGGCTCGAAGCGCTTTCGGGCGCCGCGCCGGAGCAGCGGCTGTCGGGCTCGCTCGCCGCAGCAACCGCCGGCGCACTCGCTGGGGCGGACATCGTGCGGGTGCACGATGTCGTCGCCACGAGGCAGGCTATTGACGTCGCAAACGCGTTGCGCGAGTTTAAATAA
- a CDS encoding twin-arginine translocase TatA/TatE family subunit translates to MNGPGLLELLVIGLLAWLLLGPQRLAEAARSLGVAWREFRGYRAFPLGAPGARGEEEQLRAAAERLGIATDGLDESGLRVALQARLSKD, encoded by the coding sequence GTGAACGGCCCCGGACTGCTCGAGCTGCTGGTCATTGGCCTGCTGGCATGGCTGCTGCTCGGCCCGCAGCGACTCGCTGAGGCGGCGCGCAGTCTGGGCGTCGCCTGGCGGGAATTCCGCGGCTACCGCGCTTTCCCGCTCGGCGCGCCGGGCGCGCGCGGCGAGGAGGAGCAGCTGCGCGCGGCGGCGGAGCGGCTGGGAATCGCGACCGACGGGCTGGACGAGAGCGGGCTGCGCGTGGCGCTGCAGGCGCGATTGTCCAAGGATTGA
- a CDS encoding SMC-Scp complex subunit ScpB gives MSAVAAEAALFSAGRPLTPQEVAEATGISRKAASAALEELVAACREREGALEIVQLGAKYALQLRRDAIEYGRRLAPQEIPGYLLRTLALVAHEQPMLQSELKRRMGDRVYEHVGELLELGMLERERSGRSFALSVTEAFDEYFGISAATQAERRAFLEQALGAP, from the coding sequence CTGAGCGCCGTCGCGGCAGAGGCAGCGCTATTCTCCGCTGGCCGGCCGCTGACGCCGCAGGAAGTCGCTGAGGCAACTGGGATCTCCCGCAAGGCGGCCAGCGCAGCGCTGGAGGAGCTGGTCGCCGCCTGCCGCGAGCGCGAAGGCGCGCTGGAAATCGTGCAGCTGGGCGCCAAGTATGCACTACAGTTACGCCGCGACGCCATCGAGTATGGTCGCCGACTGGCGCCGCAGGAAATTCCAGGCTACCTGCTGCGGACGCTGGCGCTGGTGGCGCACGAGCAGCCGATGCTACAGTCCGAACTCAAGCGCCGCATGGGCGACCGGGTCTACGAGCACGTCGGCGAGCTGCTCGAGCTGGGAATGCTTGAGCGCGAACGGAGCGGTCGCAGCTTCGCGCTCTCCGTGACCGAGGCGTTCGACGAGTATTTCGGCATCAGCGCCGCGACGCAGGCAGAGCGGCGCGCTTTTCTGGAGCAGGCGCTCGGCGCCCCGTGA